A stretch of the Enterobacter mori genome encodes the following:
- a CDS encoding YaiY family protein yields the protein MADFTLSKPIFGGKQPKTSTAGNIVYALFVLFCFWAGSQLLNMLVHAPGVYEHLMQVQDSGRPRVEIGFGVSTLFGLVPFLVGCMILGVIALVLRLRRRF from the coding sequence ATGGCTGATTTTACATTGTCGAAACCGATTTTTGGCGGCAAACAACCAAAAACCTCCACGGCGGGTAATATCGTCTATGCCCTGTTTGTGCTGTTCTGCTTCTGGGCAGGCTCACAGCTACTCAATATGCTGGTTCATGCGCCTGGCGTTTATGAACACCTGATGCAGGTTCAGGATAGCGGACGCCCACGCGTTGAGATCGGTTTCGGGGTAAGCACCCTGTTTGGCCTGGTCCCCTTCCTCGTCGGGTGTATGATTCTTGGCGTCATTGCCTTAGTGCTTCGCCTCCGTCGTCGTTTCTAA
- a CDS encoding DUF2754 family protein: MKLTSKLRRDWHYYAFAIGLIFILNGVVGLLGFEAKGWQTYAVGLVTWVISFWLAGLIIRRRPEETTAEETETVKKTD, encoded by the coding sequence ATGAAGCTCACGTCCAAACTACGCCGTGACTGGCATTACTACGCCTTTGCTATTGGGTTGATCTTTATTCTGAACGGTGTTGTGGGGCTATTGGGGTTTGAGGCAAAAGGCTGGCAAACCTATGCCGTGGGGCTGGTGACCTGGGTGATTAGTTTCTGGCTGGCAGGGTTGATTATCCGCCGCCGTCCTGAAGAGACGACAGCGGAAGAGACGGAAACGGTGAAGAAAACCGATTAA
- the ddlA gene encoding D-alanine--D-alanine ligase has protein sequence MAKQRVGIVFGGKSAEHEVSLQSAKNIVDAIDKSRFDVVLLGIDKQGQWHVNDASQYLINANDPAHIALNPSETSVATVPGLLQGQFIDAGNAQALAQIDVIFPIVHGTLGEDGSLQGMLRMANLPFVGSDVLGSAACMDKDVTKRLLRDAGLNIAPFVTLTRANREKFDFAQLSSQLGLPLFVKPANQGSSVGVSKVTTEAQFTDAVRLAFDFDHKVVVEQGIKGREIECAVLGNDYPQASTCGEVVLNSDFYSYDTKYIDDKGAQVVVPAAIDPVIIDKIRAIAVEAYQALGCCGMARVDVFLTPENDVVINEINTLPGFTNISMYPKLWQASGMSYPELITRLIELALERHAADSALKSSVNG, from the coding sequence ATGGCAAAGCAGCGCGTAGGTATTGTCTTTGGGGGAAAATCAGCAGAGCACGAGGTGTCATTACAATCGGCCAAAAATATTGTCGATGCGATCGACAAAAGCCGTTTCGACGTGGTGCTGCTGGGTATTGATAAACAGGGTCAGTGGCATGTCAACGATGCCAGCCAGTACCTGATCAATGCCAACGATCCGGCGCACATCGCCCTTAACCCTTCAGAAACCAGCGTCGCGACCGTACCAGGCCTGCTTCAGGGGCAATTTATCGACGCCGGTAATGCGCAGGCGCTGGCTCAGATTGACGTTATTTTCCCTATCGTGCACGGCACGCTGGGCGAAGACGGTTCTTTGCAGGGAATGTTGCGCATGGCGAACCTGCCGTTTGTCGGCTCCGACGTGCTGGGCTCCGCCGCCTGTATGGATAAAGACGTCACCAAGCGTCTGCTGCGCGATGCCGGGCTGAATATTGCGCCGTTTGTCACGCTCACCCGCGCCAACCGCGAGAAATTCGATTTCGCGCAGCTTTCCAGCCAGCTCGGCCTGCCACTGTTCGTCAAACCGGCGAATCAGGGCTCCTCCGTTGGCGTCAGTAAAGTTACCACCGAAGCGCAATTTACCGACGCCGTGCGTCTGGCGTTCGATTTTGACCACAAAGTGGTGGTTGAACAGGGTATCAAAGGCCGCGAAATTGAGTGCGCCGTGCTGGGAAATGATTACCCACAGGCGAGCACCTGCGGTGAAGTGGTGTTGAACAGCGATTTTTACTCTTACGATACCAAATACATTGATGATAAAGGCGCGCAGGTTGTGGTACCTGCGGCTATCGATCCGGTCATCATCGATAAGATCCGCGCGATCGCCGTAGAAGCCTATCAGGCGCTGGGCTGCTGCGGTATGGCTCGCGTTGATGTGTTCCTGACGCCGGAAAACGACGTGGTCATTAACGAGATCAACACGCTGCCAGGCTTCACCAACATCAGCATGTATCCGAAACTGTGGCAGGCCAGCGGAATGAGTTATCCGGAACTCATCACCCGCCTGATCGAACTGGCGCTGGAGCGTCACGCCGCTGACAGCGCCCTTAAAAGCTCCGTAAACGGTTAA
- a CDS encoding extensin-like domain-containing protein, with the protein MKGKNLLAVFIIVAVATAGYRWLPSHYNPFTPLTLDDPPGKITQFKLRRLTPEACKSLLTEANQRALIRTQPVADSAGACPLSNVVRVSNFGPVSLNSSFLASCPLALSSALFVSQQARPLTKSWMGSELTRIDHLGSYACRNIYGRPDARRSEHATAEALDISAFRLANGERITILAGWSSAKTQPWLQALLAASCGYYGNGLGPEYNAAHANHFHLGMRGFGLCH; encoded by the coding sequence GTGAAAGGAAAAAATCTGCTAGCCGTTTTCATTATTGTGGCTGTCGCAACGGCGGGTTACCGCTGGTTGCCGTCTCATTACAACCCTTTTACGCCGCTTACCCTTGACGATCCTCCCGGAAAAATCACCCAGTTCAAGCTTCGGCGCTTAACGCCGGAGGCCTGCAAAAGCCTGTTAACCGAGGCAAATCAAAGAGCACTTATCCGCACGCAGCCGGTGGCTGACAGCGCGGGAGCATGCCCGCTCAGTAACGTGGTGCGCGTGAGTAACTTCGGTCCGGTCAGCCTGAACAGCAGTTTTCTGGCCAGTTGTCCTCTGGCATTAAGCTCTGCGCTGTTTGTCAGTCAGCAGGCCCGACCACTGACGAAAAGCTGGATGGGCAGCGAGCTTACGCGCATCGACCATCTGGGAAGCTACGCCTGTCGTAATATTTACGGCCGCCCGGATGCACGACGCAGTGAACATGCCACGGCAGAGGCGCTGGACATCAGCGCATTTCGGCTGGCAAACGGTGAGCGGATCACCATTCTGGCGGGCTGGTCGTCGGCTAAAACCCAGCCGTGGCTTCAGGCTCTGCTGGCGGCGAGCTGTGGGTATTACGGTAACGGTCTGGGGCCAGAATATAACGCGGCCCACGCTAATCATTTCCATCTTGGGATGCGCGGCTTTGGCCTGTGTCACTGA
- a CDS encoding multidrug efflux MFS transporter: MESWKVNLISVWFGCFFTGLAISQILPFLPLYVSQLGVTSHEALSMWSGLTFSVTFLVSAIVSPMWGSLADRKGRKLMLLRASLGMAIAILLQAFATNVWQLFILRAIMGLTSGYIPNAMALVASQVPRERSGWALSTLSTAQISGVIGGPLLGGFLADHVGLRAVFFITAILLVISFLVTLFLIKEGGRPVVSKSERLSGRAVFASLPYPGLMISLFVTTMVIQLCNGSVGPILALFIKSMEPDSNNIAFLAGLIAAVPGVSALISAPRLGKLGDRIGTARILMATLIFAVILFFAMSFVTTPLQLGVLRFLLGFADGAMLPAVQTLLVKYSSDQVTGRIFGYNQSFMYLGNVAGPLIGASVSAMAGFRWVFAATAVVVLINIIQLAMALRRRRQLAQAKGVR; the protein is encoded by the coding sequence ATGGAATCCTGGAAAGTTAACCTCATCTCGGTCTGGTTCGGCTGTTTCTTTACCGGACTGGCCATTAGCCAGATTTTACCCTTTCTGCCGCTGTACGTGTCTCAGCTGGGGGTGACCTCCCATGAAGCCCTCTCTATGTGGTCAGGGTTGACGTTCAGCGTCACGTTTCTGGTTTCGGCCATCGTCTCACCGATGTGGGGAAGTCTGGCGGACAGAAAAGGCCGCAAGCTGATGCTGCTGCGTGCCTCCCTCGGCATGGCGATCGCCATCTTGCTTCAGGCTTTTGCCACCAACGTCTGGCAGCTGTTTATCCTGCGGGCAATCATGGGGCTGACTTCCGGGTATATTCCCAACGCGATGGCGCTGGTGGCCTCGCAGGTACCGCGTGAACGTAGCGGCTGGGCGCTGAGTACGCTCTCTACCGCGCAGATCAGCGGGGTCATCGGCGGTCCTCTGCTGGGGGGCTTCCTCGCGGATCACGTGGGGCTGCGAGCGGTATTTTTCATCACCGCGATACTGCTGGTGATCAGTTTTCTGGTGACGCTTTTTCTGATCAAAGAAGGGGGGCGTCCCGTTGTCAGCAAATCAGAACGCCTGAGCGGCCGGGCGGTCTTTGCCTCGCTGCCTTATCCCGGCCTGATGATCAGCCTTTTTGTCACCACCATGGTGATCCAACTGTGTAATGGTTCCGTCGGGCCTATTCTGGCGCTGTTTATCAAGTCGATGGAGCCAGACAGCAACAATATCGCTTTTCTCGCGGGGTTGATTGCGGCGGTGCCTGGCGTGTCGGCGCTGATCTCTGCGCCGCGGCTTGGCAAACTGGGCGACAGAATTGGCACGGCGCGCATCCTGATGGCCACGCTGATATTTGCGGTCATACTCTTTTTTGCTATGTCATTCGTAACGACCCCGCTTCAGCTTGGCGTGCTGCGCTTCTTGCTTGGCTTTGCCGATGGGGCCATGTTGCCCGCCGTGCAAACACTGCTGGTGAAATATTCCAGTGACCAGGTCACCGGGCGTATTTTTGGGTATAACCAGTCGTTCATGTATTTGGGCAACGTTGCCGGTCCGCTTATTGGTGCATCCGTTTCCGCGATGGCCGGTTTCCGTTGGGTATTTGCCGCGACGGCAGTGGTGGTGTTGATAAATATTATCCAGCTGGCTATGGCTCTGCGTCGTCGCAGACAATTAGCGCAGGCAAAAGGAGTTCGTTAA
- the iraP gene encoding anti-adapter protein IraP — MKNLITELLVKLAQKEEESKELVAQVEALEIVVTALLRHMAAQDQQALIDSIESALDNAKPDSQVPPEDAEMLHQYIKKLLRHPRS, encoded by the coding sequence ATGAAGAATCTCATTACTGAGTTGTTGGTTAAGCTTGCACAAAAGGAAGAAGAGTCGAAAGAATTGGTCGCTCAGGTTGAGGCGCTGGAAATAGTCGTTACCGCGCTACTCAGACATATGGCTGCCCAGGATCAACAGGCGTTAATTGACAGCATCGAAAGCGCGCTGGACAACGCCAAACCGGATTCACAGGTTCCGCCTGAGGACGCCGAGATGCTCCATCAATACATAAAAAAGCTGTTAAGGCATCCGCGCAGCTAA